The genomic segment CCATGCTATAATTGCATTAACTGCAAGCTGATGCTGAAAGGTGATACATTTCCCCATCCAATTTCAGGACAGAATGTGAAAATCAGACAGTACCTAACATGTGACTCGTCCTATGTTGTTTACTTGCTGATTTGCCCTTGTAACCTTCTATACATTGGGGAGACTACTTGGGACGTCAAAACCCGTCTCAACCAACATCGCTATTCCattcggaaacaaaaaatggacctcccagtgtcaaaacattttgctgatgccaaacacacacaaaatgacCTAAGATTTAGAATCCTGGAACAAATAACCCCTTCCAGACGTGGGGGTGATCGTgtcaaacttttaaaaaaacgtgAACTATACTGGATCTATACTTTGGGCACCCTGAAACCCCAGGGCTTAAATGTGGAGTTCAGGATAGTCTGACTGCTGACTATGcatgtcctttctttttctgATTACGTTTACGGAAAATAACATGTGCTATTTATCTAATTGGTTTTCTCCTTATCTCCTCTGTTTTATACAGGATCTTATTATGACTTCATACTATGAATGGTAGTtggggtgaagactggaggaactgtgtcggCGATCCTCATTTATACGCTTGTACTTATCTGCGATGCTGAATGGTGAAGTGATTGTCCCTGTCTGTCTGCTGTGGCTCTAGCCCCTGTAAGTGGGACTGGGGTCACACCACACGGACGGTTGGATAATCCTGCTGTTATcctcatttttttataaatttttcataTATCTTTGTTATTGCAAGTTTACCGATGCATTGGATCCTTGCGCTCTTGCAGTCTGTTATGACTGATCCTTGATTTGGATCGGCTACTACATGACAGGCACGAGCGCTTTGGAGCGGATGCGCCGATATATCTGGACGATGGGGTGGAGTTGGTATGAGAACCACGCCCCCCTTTCATGACGGATGTCCTGACGGTGACCGGCattgaaccgccggcccccgaTCTATGGATCGGCTTCTCTGCTGAAAATGCGGTATATATCTTATCAACTAGTACTCTGTGAAGCTGGATGGGCGTTAACGCCTGGTGGCGCAGGCGCCCTCACTCCATTTTTTCCATtgtggccatctttgttatggcCAGCGACGTCACTCAGTTTTGATGCAAGTCTCGCGATAATATGCggcgcggcgcatgcgcagctgctgtttccggacgccagcagtctccaccatggtgcttcagcctcttacccattcaaaggtttttaagtattttctttaatttattcacatattTGTTCACTTCTGCAATAATCACTGATTATGTAAGATTGGGGCATATTGTACACAGTATGAATTACACTATGAATTTTTATGTATGCGCCTATTCGCCACTATATGTACACTAGCTGTATGGATGAATTATACTCTTTATATGACTGTAAATTTTTTCATCTTATTTATGTTTATGACCATTGGAATTGATTTGTAATCatgttaatcactgccactatttatgtatgccatcatgcacatgttactcagctggacaaaggctccatagagagagctgaaacgttgctgctggttgggtgaataaaccttccaccttTTTCAcaaacttggagtgctgccttcgtttttgctgtatgtctacaatctggaccttggtcacaggtcttataaggaggactttttgcacccacatttattatttttttgagtgctgcttcttttcttttctcttctagatagatagatagatagatagatagatagatagatatgagatagatagatagataaatagatgatagatagatagatagatagatagatagatagatagatagatagatagatatgagatagatagagagagagagatgattgatagatagatagatagacagacagatatgacatatatatgagatagatattagacagacagacagatatgacatatatgcagtatactgtaaaCAAgaaatggatgacaaaaacagaaGACGGAAACGGGAAGGTGAAAGGCGCAGCGGCTCTTCCTGCCCGGTGTCTGTGGCCGCGCTGGAGGTGCCTGTGCTGGAGGTGAGACGTCTGAACATGTCAGGAGGCGGCTGCCACTTCCTGATTCACTTTCCTGCCTCAGTCCTGGAATTACCCACTGGGTGGAGAGAGCTCTCAGATGATCTCCACCTTCCTCCATAAGGAGCCTACTTCTTCTCTGGATGCACAGAAGAGCTGTGGTGTGTGTGGTGGCCCTCGTCACAAGCCTGGTCCTTATACCTGTCATCTGCGTCGCCCGCTCTGCCAACATACCCACTTCACAGAAAGCAACTATGAAGCCCGGAAGACCCTCCTGGAAAAAGCTGCAGCCCCCAGGTGAGTAATCAGCCCCCTCATAGCTATAGTGTAGTCGAGTTCGGATGTGCTGgacccttcattaagatgaagttCTACATTTAACCGAGAATTGGTGGTAGTgttctacagatgtagcagagttgaataTGTCATTTTCTACCTTTTGACTGCGGTGTGATGAGATAATGCTGTCGGATTGCCTGCTGTCCTACGTACGACTACAGGATCTCACCGTCCTGTGCTACCTCTTCGGGACATGTTCATACACAGCAGATCCGCTCGGTGTTTATTTCATTATACTGTGCGTTTTGTATCCGGGAAGGTTGTTACCGCTGTttagacttaggcctcctgcacacgaccgtatggctttttcagtgttttgcggtccgtttttcacggatctgttgttccgttttttgtttccgttgtgtttccgtttctgttccgtttttccgttccgtttttccatatggcatatacagtatacagtaattacatagataaaattgggctaggcataacattttcaatagatggttccgcaaaaaacgaaacggaaacggaagacatacagatgcatttccgtatgtgttccatttttgtttgcggacccattgacttgaatggagccacggaacgtgatttgcgggcaataataggacatgttctatctttaaatggaacggaaaaacggaaatacggaaacggaatgcatacagagtacattccgtttttttggcggaaccattgaaatgaatggttccgtatacggaccgtatacggaacgcaaaaaacagccagtaaacgggggaaaaaaacggtcgtgtgcaggaggcctgaggctgggttcacacttgagcatatttgatatgcgcgtttaacgcgcgtttttgtcgcgcgttttatgctcgtttttgtgcgcgtttttgGCCATAGTCAacacgcgtttgacgcgcgtttgtgtgattgacagcagtgtcctatggccgcaaacgcgcgacaaaacgccccaaagaagctcaagaacttttttgagcgtagggcgtttttcagcgcgttcaaacgcgctgtaaaacgctcaagtgagaaccagggccatagggaagcattggttttcatgtgttgagcgttttacagcgcgtttgaacgcgccgtaaaacgctcaagtgtgaacccagccttaaagggattttccagtttTATGTCTATACAACATAATCACAGTATAATAAAAAGATATCAAAATTGTTGAcaagatctctgtttgctgtcagtgaatgagatcaCTCCTAGACATACCCAGGAGCTGAAACTGTTTCGAGTTATCCAGTCTGGGCAATCGTTTTGTCCTGAtgttttgctacaatgtatcagtgcaagtaaaaatgtatctgtttggaactggatacaattgtaaggcctctttcacacgactgttttttgtttttttccatttacgggacgttttttgtgttccgtataaggtccgtatacggaaccattcatttcaatggttccgcaaaaaaaaaaaaaactgaatgtactgcgTATGCATTTTGttgccgtttttccgttctgttgaaagataaaacatgtcctattattgcccgcaaatcacgttccgtggctccattcaagtcaatgggtccgcaaaaaaaatcggaacacatacggaaatgcatccgtatgtcttccgtatccattccgtttttgcggaaccatctattgaatattttatgcccagaccaattttttctatgtatttactgtatactgtatatgacatacggaaaaatggaacggaaaaggaaacacaacggaaacaaaa from the Bufo bufo chromosome 2, aBufBuf1.1, whole genome shotgun sequence genome contains:
- the PMAIP1 gene encoding phorbol-12-myristate-13-acetate-induced protein 1 yields the protein MHRRAVVCVVALVTSLVLIPVICVARSANIPTSQKATMKPGRPSWKKLQPPDKEIVAEVAKQLRLIGDKYNMKQKILNIVTKILSPGT